The genomic stretch CAGCCACATCGCACTGAGCGCCACGCCGGCACGCAGCCAGTCGACCGCTTCGTCACCTGTCCCGTAAAGAACGGCGTAACTGGCGGCATTGTCGTGTCCGGGTCCAGGGACGAGGGTCCCGGTCGTGCCGAAGTCCCGCTCGGCGACGGTCGTCAGGGGCGCCTGAGCGGGAATGCTCGCGTCGGGGATGCCTGCGCCGTCGGCCCGGTCGCCGCCGACCCACGCCGCGGTCTCGGCGCGCAGCTGTTCGTCGGCGCTCTCGGTCTTCTGCGCGCGTTCGACCAGAACGGCGAGTTCGATCACCTGGTCGCGGGTCAGCAGATGAAGCCGCGCGCCGGCCTGTTCGGCTGCTGCCGTCAGCGCGTCGAGGACCGCGGCGGGCACCGGTTCGTCGCTGACCGTGCGCCGGTCGGTGTGCCGCGCCGGCAGTTGCTCGAAGGACCGGATCGCCGCCGGGTCGGCAACGCCGCGTTCCCGGAGGCGAAGCACGGCCAGCGGGTCGGCAGCGACGAGGTCGACGTCGTACCGCCAGCCGTCAGCGTCCAGCGCGACCCGCGCGTGATGCAGCGCGGCGCCGCAGCTGAGCAGCAACATCTTGCCCTCTGGGTCCTGGACCTGCAGTTGCCGGCCGGCCATCGGACGAAGTTCCATCCGATCGCTGTGCACGGTCCACCGCCACGGCTGGGTGTTGTGGATCGACGGCGCGAACCGGGCGGCCTCGGCGGCCAGTATCAGCGCTGGACGGGTGTCCGTGTCATCAACCATGAGTTTCCTCCCGCCGCGGGGGACACAGCACGCCCACCGAACAGCGTCGACCGGATGCACACATTGTCACCTAAGCAGGTTCCCGGCCCGCGGGAGCGCAAAAGGTGTGAATCACCTGGTCACGACCGTGTGCGTCGCCTCGATGACCGGTCCGGCGGCGCGCCGGGAACGAGTGATGCCCCAGGCGACGAACGCGGCGGCGACCAGGGTGAGCGTCAGCCCGGCGACCGTCGCCGCCTGCTCGAACTCCGCGGTCTGCTCGTGGCTCCACTGCGACGTGGTGAGGCTCCCCGTGAACAGCGCGGCCAGGACAGTGCCGGTCACGGCGAGTCCGGCCCCGGAAGTGACCTGGGTGGCGGTGTCGGTCAGGGCCGCGCCGATCGTCGTACGGTTCTCGGGCAGGCCCCGCAGCACGTTGATTCCCGCCACCACGCCGACGACCCGCATCCCGGCCGCCACGAGCACCAGGGCCGAAGCAATCCAGACGTAGCCGAGCCGGCCCAGCAGCCCGTACACGGCAAGCCCGGACACGACGGCCGAAGCGCTGAGCCAGGCGGCCCGCTCGAGACCGGCCCACCGCACGAACGGGCCGACCAGGGCGCCGCCCGCGATCAGCACCACGACCTGCGGCAGCATGCCGACGGCGGCGAGCGCGGGCGACCAGCCCCAGTCGAGCTGCAGTTGCAGCGTGACGAGGTAGCCGAGACCGGCGGTGGCCAGCCCCGCCGCGGCTTTGTAGGCGAGGCCGCTGGAGACGAGCGGAAGCGCGACAAGTTTCAGGTCGAGCATCGGGTTCGGGGTGGCGCGCTCGCGAATGATGAACAGAACCGCCGTCATGAGGGCCGCGCCGGTCACGGCCCAGGCGCCAGGACTCCCGTCGACGAACAGCGTCGGCGCGATCAGGGCGAACACGATGGTGGCCGTGCCCAACAGCGCGCCGGGCAGGTCGGCCGGGTCGCGGTGCAGGTCAGCGGGGTCGTCGGCGGCGATGCCGAGGCGTACGCCGATCAGCGCGAGCCCGGCGATCGGCACGTTGACCAGCAGCAGCACCTGCCAAGGGGCGACCACGAGCACGAGCCCTCCCACAGTCGGGCCGACGGCCAGCCCGACCAGCCCGACAGTCGAGATGAGCGTGGTGGCGCGCACTCGAAGTTCGTCGGAGGCGAAGAGGCGAAAAGCCAGCGCGAGCGACCCGGGCGTGGTCATCGCGGCCGCTACCCCCATCAGAGCCCGTACGGCAATGAGCTGCTCAGCGGTGCTGACGAGAGCGGTCGCCGAACTCGCCACGCCCAGCAGCACCAGGCCCGCGAGCATGACCCGGCGCCGGCCGATCCGGTCGGCCAGGGCGCCGAACGCCAGCATGAGCCCGCCGAGGACGACCGCGTAGGCGCCGGTCACCCACTGGAGTTCGACGGCCGTGGCGTGCAGGTCGCGCCCGATCGTGGGCAGCGCGACGGTGAGGATCGAGTTGTCGAGCATCTCGACCAGGAAGACCGCGGACAGCCCGGCCAATGCCGTCCAGGCCGTACGAAGAGAGGTAGGGGTCATGACCTAACTTATACTCGGTAAAAGTTTCGACCAGGTATATGATTAGCGTCATGGGTCTTCGTGAGCGCAAGAAGGGGCAGGTACGCCTGCAGATCTCCCACGCCGCCACTGAGCTGATCATCGAGCGGGGCTTCGACGCGGTGAGCGTGTCCGAGATCGCCGAGCGGGCCGGCGTCTCGCGGATGACGGTCTTCAACTACTTCCCGCGCAAGGAAGACATGTTCTTCGACCGCGTCCCGCTGATCCGCGACCGCATCGCCGCCGCGGTCCGCGAACGCCCGGCCGGGCAGACCCCCCAGGCCGCCCTGCGTGACGAGGTTCTGCGACTGGCGGCCGAGAGCATCGAGCCGCCCGGCCACCGCGAACGGATGGCCGAGTTCTGGCGGGTCGCGAACGACTCGCCGGCCCTGCGCGCCCGCGCCCGCGAGATCGCCGAGGAACTGGAGGACCTGGCGGCCACGCTCTTCGCCGAGCGGCCCGGAGTCGCCGACCCCGCGATGTCGGCCGCGCTGCTCACGGCGGCGTTCCGAGTCTGCCTGCGAGACCTGGCCACCGGCGAAGCCTCACTCGACGCCGTGCGAGCCCGGATCCACCAGGTCTTCGACGCCATCCGCCAGACCCTCTGAGACCCGGACCCGGTCGGCGATCTCCGGCCTCGCTACGAACCCGGCCGCCTTGTACGTGGCGACGCCGCCGACGTTGGCACTCGGCGTGCACACGCGCACGCTCGTCGAGCCCATCTCGTGCAGCGCGGCCGCCCCGGCGATGGTGATGGCCCGGCCGTAACCGCGACCGTCCGCGAATCCTGCATCCCGACGGCGAGGATCCGCCCGTCCCGGCTCCAGGTCCGCACCGCCGCAGCCGTCAGGGCCGCGCCGAACCGGTAGTTCCAGCCGATGTCCCCGGGATGCAGTTGCATCGGCGCGTCGTCGTGCTGCCACTCCCGCAGCGCCGCAACAGCCTCGCGCACCCCGTCGACCGCCGGGGTCCCCAGCACAACCGCCATGGCTGGGATCAGACTCCCCACCCCGGCGCCGCGCAAGCCATTAACTGGTCAAGCACTGCGACCCCTAGCGCTTTGAAAGTTTTTATGCATAGAGTGCTGGGGTGAATGGCGGGGTGATCAAGGCGGGCGAGCGGGTCCTCGATCTGTTTGCCGGGGCGAGGCTCACACCGACGCAGCGGCGGATTGCGCACTGTCTGGTGGAGCATGCGAGCAAGGCCGCTTACCTGTCCGCCGCTGAGGTGGCCGATCTGGCCGGGGTCAGTCAGCCGTCGGTGACCCGGTTCGCCATCGCGCTGGGGTATGAGGGGTATCCGGCTCTGCGGCGGGTGTTGCGTGAGCTCACCGCGGGCGCCGACGCCGACCCCGGCGGGGAGCACAACGCGATGCAGGGGGCGGTCGCCGCGGAGGCGGAGCATCTTGGGCGCCTGGTGGATCAGCTCGAGCGGCTTGACGACGTACGGCGGGCTGCTGAGCTTTTGATCGTCAGCCGGCCCCTGCCGGTGCTCGGGCTGCGGGCGGCGGCGCCCCTCGCCGGGTACTTCGGGTATTTCGCCAGCAAGGTGCACCCGGATGTGCGGGTGCTCGACGCCGGCGGCACGTCGCTGCTCGACCGGCTCGATCAGGCCCGCGCGGCCGGGGCCGGTGCGATGCTGGCGCTGGTGCTGCCGCGTTATCCGCGGGAGTCGCTGGAAGCCGTCCGGGAGGCCAAGGCGATGGGGTACGCCGTGGTCGCGATCACCGATTCGGCGGTCAGCCCGGTCGCCGAGCACTGCGACGTCGTGCTGCCCGCGGCGGTCGGCACCCGGCTGGTGTTCGACCTGCACACCGGGCCGATGGCGATGGCCATGGTGCTGCTGCAGGCGATGTGCGACGCGGACCCGGAGCCGGTGCAGTCCCGGCTCGAAGCGTTCGAGGCGACAGCCGCACGCCGCAACATTTTCCAAGCGTAGGGAAGGGCAACCATGTCGGAGATCCGGGCGCCACGCGGCGCGGCGTACACGGCGAAGGGCTGGCCGCAGGAGGCCGCCAAGCGGATGCTGATGAACAACCTCGACCCGGACGTGGCCGAGCGCCCCGAGGATCTGGTCGTCTACGGCGGCACCGGCCGGGCCGCGCGGGACTGGCCGTCCTACCACGCGATCGTGCGGGAGCTCGACGAGCTGAAGGGCGACGAGACGCTGCTCGTGCAGTCGGGCCGGCCGGTCGGCGTGTTCCGGACCCACGAGTGGGCGCCGCGGGTGCTGATCGCCAACTCGAACCTGGTCGGCGACTGGGCGACCTGGCCCGAGTTCCGCCGCCTGGAAAACCTGGGCCTGACCATGTACGGGCAGATGACCGCCGGGTCGTGGATCTACATCGGCACCCAGGGCATCCTGCAGGGCACGTACGAGACGTTCGCCGCGGTCGCCGAGAAGAGGTTCAACGGCACGCTGGCCGGCACGCTGACCCTGACCGGCGGCTGCGGCGGCATGGGCGGCGCCCAGCCCCTCGCGGTGACCATGAACGGTGGCGTCTGCCTGATCGTCGACGTCGACGAGACCCGTCTGCGCCGCCGGGTCGAGACCCGCTACCTGGACGAGATCGCCGACGACCTGGACGACGCCCTGGCCCGCGCCGGCGCCGCAAAAGCTGCAAAAAGGGCGTTGAGCATCGGCGTCGTCGGCAACGCGGCCCTGGTCTTCGGCGAGATCCTGACCCGTGGCGTCGAGGTCGACATCGTGACCGACCAGACCAGCGCCCACGACCCGCTGTCCTACCTGCCGGTCGGCGTCGAGCTGGCCGACATGGCCGAGTACGCCCGGACCAAGCCCGAAGAGTTCACCGACCGGTCCCGGGCCAGCATGGCCAAGCAGGTCGCGGCCATGGTCGGGTTCATGGACGCGGGCGCCGAGGTGTTCGACTACGGCAACTCGATCCGCGGCGAGGCCAAACTGGCCGGTTTCGAGCGCGCATTCGAGTTCCCCGGCTTCGTCCCGGCGTACATCCGGCCGCTCTTCGCCGAGGGAAAGGGTCCGTTCCGCTGGGCCGCGCTCTCGGGCGACCCGGCCGACATCGCCGCCACCGACAAGGCGGTGCTCGACCTGTTTCCCGAGAACGAGTCGCTGGCCCGGTGGATCAAGATGGCCGGGGAGCGGGTGGCGTTCCAGGGGCTGCCCGCGCGCATCTGCTGGCTCGGCTACGGCGAGCGGGACAAAGCGGGCGTACGGTTCAACGACATGGTGGCGCGGGGCGAGCTCAAGGCGCCGCTGGTGATCGGGCGGGACCACCTCGACTCGGGTTCGGTCGCCTCCCCGTACAGGGAAACCGAAAGCATGCTCGACGGCTCGGACGCGATCGCCGACTGGCCGCTGCTGAACGCGCTGCTCAATA from Paractinoplanes brasiliensis encodes the following:
- a CDS encoding MFS transporter, which encodes MTPTSLRTAWTALAGLSAVFLVEMLDNSILTVALPTIGRDLHATAVELQWVTGAYAVVLGGLMLAFGALADRIGRRRVMLAGLVLLGVASSATALVSTAEQLIAVRALMGVAAAMTTPGSLALAFRLFASDELRVRATTLISTVGLVGLAVGPTVGGLVLVVAPWQVLLLVNVPIAGLALIGVRLGIAADDPADLHRDPADLPGALLGTATIVFALIAPTLFVDGSPGAWAVTGAALMTAVLFIIRERATPNPMLDLKLVALPLVSSGLAYKAAAGLATAGLGYLVTLQLQLDWGWSPALAAVGMLPQVVVLIAGGALVGPFVRWAGLERAAWLSASAVVSGLAVYGLLGRLGYVWIASALVLVAAGMRVVGVVAGINVLRGLPENRTTIGAALTDTATQVTSGAGLAVTGTVLAALFTGSLTTSQWSHEQTAEFEQAATVAGLTLTLVAAAFVAWGITRSRRAAGPVIEATHTVVTR
- a CDS encoding TetR/AcrR family transcriptional regulator — translated: MGLRERKKGQVRLQISHAATELIIERGFDAVSVSEIAERAGVSRMTVFNYFPRKEDMFFDRVPLIRDRIAAAVRERPAGQTPQAALRDEVLRLAAESIEPPGHRERMAEFWRVANDSPALRARAREIAEELEDLAATLFAERPGVADPAMSAALLTAAFRVCLRDLATGEASLDAVRARIHQVFDAIRQTL
- the hutU gene encoding urocanate hydratase, with amino-acid sequence MSEIRAPRGAAYTAKGWPQEAAKRMLMNNLDPDVAERPEDLVVYGGTGRAARDWPSYHAIVRELDELKGDETLLVQSGRPVGVFRTHEWAPRVLIANSNLVGDWATWPEFRRLENLGLTMYGQMTAGSWIYIGTQGILQGTYETFAAVAEKRFNGTLAGTLTLTGGCGGMGGAQPLAVTMNGGVCLIVDVDETRLRRRVETRYLDEIADDLDDALARAGAAKAAKRALSIGVVGNAALVFGEILTRGVEVDIVTDQTSAHDPLSYLPVGVELADMAEYARTKPEEFTDRSRASMAKQVAAMVGFMDAGAEVFDYGNSIRGEAKLAGFERAFEFPGFVPAYIRPLFAEGKGPFRWAALSGDPADIAATDKAVLDLFPENESLARWIKMAGERVAFQGLPARICWLGYGERDKAGVRFNDMVARGELKAPLVIGRDHLDSGSVASPYRETESMLDGSDAIADWPLLNALLNTASGASWVSIHHGGGVGIGRSIHAGQVCVADGTDLAGQKIARVLTNDPGTGVIRHVDAGYESQAAAGVHIPMRRDAQ
- a CDS encoding MurR/RpiR family transcriptional regulator — its product is MNGGVIKAGERVLDLFAGARLTPTQRRIAHCLVEHASKAAYLSAAEVADLAGVSQPSVTRFAIALGYEGYPALRRVLRELTAGADADPGGEHNAMQGAVAAEAEHLGRLVDQLERLDDVRRAAELLIVSRPLPVLGLRAAAPLAGYFGYFASKVHPDVRVLDAGGTSLLDRLDQARAAGAGAMLALVLPRYPRESLEAVREAKAMGYAVVAITDSAVSPVAEHCDVVLPAAVGTRLVFDLHTGPMAMAMVLLQAMCDADPEPVQSRLEAFEATAARRNIFQA
- a CDS encoding Acg family FMN-binding oxidoreductase, producing MVDDTDTRPALILAAEAARFAPSIHNTQPWRWTVHSDRMELRPMAGRQLQVQDPEGKMLLLSCGAALHHARVALDADGWRYDVDLVAADPLAVLRLRERGVADPAAIRSFEQLPARHTDRRTVSDEPVPAAVLDALTAAAEQAGARLHLLTRDQVIELAVLVERAQKTESADEQLRAETAAWVGGDRADGAGIPDASIPAQAPLTTVAERDFGTTGTLVPGPGHDNAASYAVLYGTGDEAVDWLRAGVALSAMWLLATEHGVTLVPISSPVEVPFTRRQLERTIGAIGIPHFVMRLGVPDPANGGPARTPRLPSDQVIELRD